From the genome of Primulina eburnea isolate SZY01 chromosome 12, ASM2296580v1, whole genome shotgun sequence, one region includes:
- the LOC140807224 gene encoding uncharacterized protein: MDSGELYRQPANGLSLSLKSISILLILLAICFSQKIPHKFYNLRPNPFSRSHLQKFLKFLHVEPHTLAEETPLCVIWMAPFLSGGGYSSEAWSYVLALHGYLKKQESPFFKLGIRQHGDGENLEFLEGLPLDTKNLAIELYQTECQMDQSIVICHSEPGAWYPPLFETFPCPPAGYGRWRAVIGRTMFETDRVNAEHVKRCNRMDFVWVPTDFHVNVFTQSGVDPVKVRKVVQPVDLEFFNPSSVEPLDLNLIATLVLGSDKLKPRKPFVFLSVFKWEYRKGWDVLLTSYLKEFSGMDRVSLYLLTNTYHMEGDFANKIVEFVEDSDLVKSVDGWAPVYVIDSHIPHVDLPKLYKAADAFVLPSRGEGWGRPIVEAMAMSLPVITTNWSGPTEYLMDENSYPLPIDGKSEVREGAFRGHLWGEPCGEKLQVVMRHVVCNPSEAEIRGRQARVDMMRKFSPEIVAQIVVEHLQHIFDNPG; encoded by the coding sequence ATGGATTCTGGTGAACTCTATCGGCAACCAGCTAATGGGCTCTCCCTTTCATTGAAATCCATTTCAATCTTGCTGATCTTATTAGCCATTTGTTTCTCCCAAAAAATCCCTCACAAATTTTACAATCTCAGACCAAATCCTTTTTCCCGTTCCCATCTTCAGAAATTCTTGAAATTTCTTCATGTTGAACCGCACACACTCGCCGAGGAGACCCCTCTCTGTGTTATTTGGATGGCCCCTTTCCTTTCAGGAGGTGGATATAGCTCTGAAGCTTGGTCTTATGTATTAGCACTTCACGGTTACTTGAAGAAGCAAGAGAGCCCATTTTTCAAGCTGGGAATTCGGCAACACGGGGATGGAGAAAATCTTGAATTTTTGGAGGGACTGCCTTTGGATACGAAAAACTTGGCTATCGAGCTTTACCAAACTGAATGCCAGATGGATCAGAGCATAGTTATTTGTCATAGTGAACCTGGTGCTTGGTATCCCCCTTTGTTCGAGACCTTTCCGTGTCCCCCCGCTGGTTATGGCAGGTGGAGGGCCGTGATAGGGCGGACTATGTTCGAGACTGACAGGGTGAATGCGGAACACGTCAAACGGTGTAATAGGATGGACTTTGTTTGGGTTCCTACTGATTTCCATGTGAATGTTTTCACCCAAAGTGGAGTTGATCCCGTGAAGGTTCGGAAGGTTGTTCAACCTGTTGATTTGGAGTTTTTTAATCCATCATCGGTGGAGCCACTGGACCTGAATTTGATTGCCACTCTAGTGTTAGGCTCGGATAAATTGAAACCAAGAAAGCCCTTTGTGTTCCTGAGCGTTTTCAAATGGGAGTACCGCAAGGGGTGGGATGTGTTGTTGACATCATATCTGAAGGAGTTCTCTGGGATGGACCGTGTTTCTTTGTATTTGTTGACAAATACGTATCACATGGAAGGGGATTTCGCCAACAAGATTGTTGAGTTTGTGGAAGACTCTGACTTGGTGAAATCTGTGGATGGTTGGGCTCCGGTATATGTGATTGACAGTCATATTCCTCATGTTGATCTGCCAAAGTTGTATAAGGCAGCGGATGCATTTGTTCTTCCGAGTAGAGGGGAAGGATGGGGGCGGCCCATCGTGGAGGCAATGGCAATGTCGCTGCCGGTGATCACTACAAACTGGTCAGGGCCGACAGAGTATCTGATGGACGAGAATAGCTATCCGTTGCCTATTGACGGAAAAAGTGAAGTTAGGGAGGGAGCGTTTAGAGGGCATCTATGGGGTGAGCCTTGTGGTGAAAAGCTGCAAGTTGTGATGAGGCATGTTGTGTGCAATCCTAGTGAAGCTGAGATTAGAGGAAGGCAAGCAAGAGTTGACATGATGAGAAAGTTCTCCCCTGAAATTGTTGCACAGATAGTTGTTGAACATTTACAACATATTTTTGACAATCCAGGTTGA
- the LOC140807342 gene encoding uncharacterized protein, with amino-acid sequence MAMSATSRMNTFGVSHNKIRIAEANKGGGGGGRGRRDLLLLSTALASQSQTDLLNKYLKKSQENKAKNDKERLDSYYKRNYRDYFSLLEGELRQKKDLSESEKGILEWLDANK; translated from the exons ATGGCTATGTCTGCAACTTCAAGAATGAATACCTTCGGTGTATCCCACAACAAAATCAGAATAGCAGAAGCCAACAAGGGAGGCGGAGGAGGAGGAAGAGGAAGGAGAGACCTACTTCTGCTTTCAACTGCACTAGCTTCTCAGTCACAGACTGACCTCCTTAATA AATATCTGAAGAAATCGCAAGAAAACAAGGCGAAAAATGACAAGGAG AGATTGGATAGCTATTACAAGCGCAACTACAGAGATTACTTCAGCTTGTTAGAAGGCGAACTTAGGCAAAAGAAAGACCTGTCTGAATCAGAAAAGGGCATTCTTGAGTGGCTTGACGCCAATAAATGA